TCTTCCAACTCGGCTTCGTTCCTATTAATGCACTTCTCTCCTAAACCTCGGCTTCGCTCCCCTAAAGGCAAAGAAATTAATCAGATTTGAGTAACCCTATGAACTACCACATAATTGTTCACTCCCTTCTCATCCATCTtgcatttctcttttcttcaaaCACTCGGTATAGCATCTAATTCATTGTCTCTCATGTAAAGGTTCAGATTTCattatctcttttctttcactcagtAAATAggtgtttgtttggttctttctccttcctcttgTTAACAGTGAGTTTGCTTCCGAGCCTAGTAGCTAAGTAGCTAGTAGTAAGTTATTCAAGACATGGTAGCTGTTCTTGGCTGTTGAGTTTAGGTAGCTAATGCTATGGAACTCATGTGCAGTCGGAGGTTCCCCGGGGTTGTCTCGTTCCTGCTTTTAAGAGCAAGCTACCTTACTTAAGTAACTAGTATTTGAGTCAGGTTTGTAACTCCAAGTAGCTATGCTCGTCTCCTATGAGACTAGATATCCTGAGTAGGTGTGGGCTCTTCCTTATTAACTTATTAATGTGTTTGAAGCTTGGACTATAAGTGACTTTCTTCCCGGCCGCTAATGCGCCAATGTGATTTTCATGTTCGAATTATCTGCCGTTGTTTGACTAGCCTCACAATAGCCCGTAGTCTAATATGCCAACAATCATAGGCTAATGGTACAGACAATAACCTCTTCAAGCCCGTAAGCTAAGCAAGGCAAGGAATGGATTAGATGGTTGCTCTCTTCCCTTTGTCAGTCATATATATGGGAAGAGAGGCCTCTAAAGTCTCTCGGCTTTCCAAGactttttgcttttttctCCCCATTTTCTAAGATGTAGTAAGAACAAAATAGCTTTAAGAGATCGTAATCTTTATATCTCCTCAAGCACTTTCCTCGCCTAGCATATAATTGCCCCGTCCACTTTGCCACTCGGAATTGATGAGCCAAGCAAGCCTTAAATGAGTAAAGCCAAAGACCTTAAGAGAGAGTCCCCATGTCAAGGGTTGCCCTCTCCAGAGGCTTGCTTTAAGGTTTCCGCCCGAGACGAGTAGTGTAATGATAAGGGTTtcaaaaaggcaaaaaaaaaaaaaaaaaaaaaaNcaaaaaaaaaaagagcctTGAATCTCGCCGGAAATCGTAGGATTTCCGGTGAGGCATGCCTTGCCAGCAAGGGCGTATTAATGCCTTGAGTCCCCATATTAAACCCTAGGTACCTTAGTAGCcgtcttttcctttcaagtcACTATCGTACCTGTGAGGGAGGAGCTGAAAGGTTTAAGTGAGGGATCGAAAACGTCGCGAGACTTCAGACTTCTGTGAGCCCTTAGGTAGGAGCAAACCGACGCCAGGGTACTTCGAGACAAGCGGAACAGACGCATCGCCAAGGACGATGGAAGGCGGTGGTCTCATCGGTAACAGCAGTCGAACTCTGCGATTAGGGTTCATCGGGATCCTTGGGTGAGGAAGATGGAGCAGCGGGTCGCGGGTCGAGTTCTTCGGGTACCCGCGAGCTCGCTCAGCCAATGTGCGATATCAGTTTAATTATGAAGTATATGTATGATATTGAtatattgaatattaattttatatctaacaaatttattatttttaaaaaatatatgatatatcGTATATcagttttatttataaacttgcCCGTTCAAATCCATTTTGATCCTACTAGACTTTCACAACCAGCTCTCTAATTTTtcccttcaaaatttataaattttttaatgaattttagaaaaataataatgataataattctgataacataaaaaatttcatatattcactaattttggtaaaattcaatatttttacaaaattaaattaactacTTTGTATCAATAAATTGgaacttaatttatttgataattatccactaaataaatataacaagtaaataaaaatcttaaaatacaatccAAAATTTGTATCCATGAAAGAATTTTCcttgaaatttatattcatatcAAATGTGTTATTGTTATTGGACTAACATAACCCGTTGAAGTTTAGGATATAAGAGATATAGGAGagaaagtataaaaataatttgatttttggNATGATGAGTCCCAATCTTCGAGCTTCTTGATCGgcgataaattaaaatttgtaacaatgaaagaattttccttgaaatttatatttatatcaaatGTGTTATTGTTATTGGACTAACATAACCCGTTGAAGTTTAGGATATAAGAGATATAGGAGagaaagtataaaaataatttgatttttgggtAAAAAATGTACCTTCATTATTTAANNNNNNNNNNNNNNNNNNNNNNNNNNNNNNNNNNNNNNNNNNNNNNNNNNNNNNNNNNNNNNNNNNNNNNNNNNNNNNNNNNNNNNNNNNNNNNNNNNNNNNNNNNNNNNNNNNNNNNNNNNNNNNNNNNNNNNNNNNNNNNNNNNNNNNNNNNNNNNNNNNNNNNNNNNNNNNNNNNNNNNNNNNNNNNNNNNNNNNNNNNNNNNNNNNNNNNNNNNNNNNNNNNNNNNNNNNNNNNNNNNNNNNNNNNNNNNNNNNNNNNNNNNNNNNNNNNNNNNNNNNNNNNNNNNNNNNNNNNNNNNNNNNNNNNNNNNNNNNNNNNNNNNNNNNNNNNNNNNNNNNNNNNNNNNNNNNNNNNNNNNNNNNNNNNNNNNNNNNNNNNNNNNNNNNNNNNNNNNNNNNNNNNNNNNNNNNNNNNNNNNNNNNNNNNNNNNNNNNNNNNNNNNNNNNNNNNNNNNNNNNNNNNNNNNNNNNNNNNNNNNNNNNNNNNNNNNNNNNNNNNNNNNNNNNNNNNNNNNNNNNNNNNNNNNNNNNNNNNNNNNNNNNNNNNNNNNNNNNNNNNNNNNNNNNNNNNNNNNNNNNNNNNNNNNNNNNNNNNNNNNNNNNNNNNNNNNNNNNNNNNNNNNNNNNNNNNNNNNNNNNNNNNNNNNNNNNNNNNNNNNNNNNNNNNNNNNNNNNNNNNNNNNNNNNNNNNNNNNNNNNNNNNNNNNNNNNNNNNNNNNNNNNNNNNNNNNNNNNNNNNNNNNNNNNNNNNNNNNNNNNNNNNNNNNNNNNNNNNNNNNNNNNNNNNNNNNNNNNNNNNNNNNNNNNNNNNNNNNNNNNNNNNNNNNNNNNNNNNNNNNNNNNNNNNNNNNNNNNNNNNNNNNNNNNNNNNNNNNNNNNNNNNNNNNNNNNNNNNNNNNNNNNNNNNNNNNNNNNNNNNNNNNNNNNNNNNNNNNNNNNNNNNNNNNNNNNNNNNNNNNNNNNNNNNNNNNNNNNNNNNNNNNNNNNNNNNNNNNNNAGTTGGACTTACGATCAGGGTACTACCAAGTACATATCGCCGAGGGGGACGAATCCAAGACGACGTGTGTGACAAGATATGGGGTCTTTGAGTTCCTGGTAATGCCCTTTCGCTTGACAAACGCTCCAGCTACGTTTTGCACATTAATGAACCAGGTTTTCTATGAGTACTTGGATTAGTTCGTCATAGTATACCTCGACGACATAGTTGTATACAGCAAAACCCTAGAGGAACNCCAGGTTTTCTATGAGTACTTGGATTAGTTCGTCATAGTATACCTCGACGAAATAGTTGTATACAGCAAAACCCTAGAGGAACATAAGGTGCACTTGAAGCTGGTATTTGACAAGCTGCGGCAGAATCAACTGTacgtcaagaaagaaaaatgtgcctTCGCACATACATGCATCAACTTCCTCGGACATGTCATCAGTTGTGGACAGATCGGGATGGATAGTgataagataaaagctatccaagagTGAAAAGTCCCTACTTCCGTATCCGATGTGCGGTCCTTCTTAGGATTAGCAAATTACTATAGGCGgttcgtcgaagggttttcacgacgAGCCGCCTCCTTAACGGAGCTCctgaagaaagaccacccttggtcgtggtcaGATAAATGCCAAATGGCCTTTGAAGATCTGAAGAcaaccatgacgaggggtcCTGTCCTCGGGTTAGTAGATGttacaaagccatttgaaatagaaacagATGCTTTCGACTTTGCCCTAGGCGGTGTTcttattcaagaaggccaccccatcgcttatgaaagtcgaaagctcaaTGATGCCGAACGGAGATACACTATCtccgaaaaagaaatgttgGCTGTAGTCCATTGTCTACGAGTCTGGAGATAGTATCTCTTGGGATCACAGTTCATAGTGAAGACGGATAACAGCGCCATCTGCCACTTCTTCTAGGTGGAACAAAGATGTATCAAGACTTGAAACAACACTTCTAGTGGCGAAGTATGAAAAAGGATATCGCGGAGTACGTGAGTAGGTGtctggtgtgccaacaagtaAAAGCCCCTAGGTAGAAAACCGCCGGGCTACTACAACCTCTAAGTATACGAGAATGGAAATGGGAAAACATTGCCATGGATTTCATAGTAGGCCTACCCAAAACATTAAAGGGCTATACTGTAATCTGGGTGGTCGTGGATCGTCTGACAAAGTTGGCTCACTTCCTACCGGGTAAGACAACATATACAGTAGACAATTGGGCCCAACTATATGTTAAAGAAATTGTCAGGTTGCATGGAGTACCGGTGTCAATTGTGTCGGATCGGGACTCGTGTTTTACATCGGCCTTTTGGCGCGGACTCCAAAAAGCGATGGGTACCCGCCTCGACTTTAGCACCACCTTCCATCCATAAACGGATTGCCAAACAGAACGATTAAACCAAATTCTGGAAGACATGCTTCGGGCATGCATTATGGATTTCAGAGGGAGTTGGGACACCAAACTGCACTTAATGGAATTCTCTTACAATTACAGCTTCCAAGCAACCATCGGGATGGCACCCTTTGAAGCGTTGTATGGAAAACGATGTAGATCCCCATTGTGCTGGGACGAAGTAGGAGAACGAGAACTGGTAGGACCCGAGCTGGTCCGCGTCACCAACGAGGCAATACAGAAAATTAAAGTAAGAATGCGTACCGCACAGAGTAGGTAAAAGAGCTACGCCGACGTTAGGCGTAGGAATTTAGAGTTCGCAGAGGGGGACCCAGTGttacgaaatcatgtgaacgtgaatgtatgttatgtatgctgcttagttgatgtgatatgttataaatgtgatgatgtgtggcccttgtacgattatggcttgtttgtatgaatatttgaatgtaactgtatgaattgtatgacatgaaatacggtaaattacatgaaacataaccccgctaggaatatgtatgatatgtaacgaaatgagaatgagaatgacatgtaagcatgaaaacgtgacacggggttatgttcattaatgataacgGTAGAACTAgtgagacctcatgcatattgtgtattcatgcatttggggggatacccctatcccatcacgagggtacggacgcgtacatccaatggcaggacaacgatcgttatgccttgcatagcgctgccgtgactgttctagttttaacgggtcccggtataaggggctcccagagtatgcccacaggatagggacagtggcccagcggtgtgcgaactagctggtgagcccatactcgcacgtatgggctgcgtgtagagtatatggtacacgtccacaattacctgttaggattacaccgtaggaaaaacgaaacgaaacgaaacgatagatcccatcatttcattgcatgtgtttgtcgcataaccccgatagggggtcacttactgagtattctagaaatacttaaacctcgtgctactttacttttgcagataagggcaaggcacTCATGTGACAACGACGGCGGCATCGTACACCCGGGGACcgtgacacatgcatagggtagttgtttgttttttttttttttatttcgtaGCCTAGGCGGAATTTAGCtgcatcattagtataggttagtagaAGTTGAAatgtatttgcataataaacgATAAggtagaataaaacattcattattcgttttgttacttttcctttctttcaataatgttcttctctttcttttcccctgtaatcattttctttgagGTAATAAAAGGCAGTGCAAGTCGCATTTATGAATAGAGcccatttaatgtatatttcgCATTTCAAGGTATActaatgaccttagattaaataggtaaaatattagggtcgttacagtatATATAACCcattatgaatgaaatataatatttatgtgaagtgaaaattatacaaaatttggcGGGGATTCTCCATCAACACTTTCTCGCCCAGGAATCAAATGTACTCTCTTACGAGCGGGGCTAAAGCATCCAACAATGGCACAATCCTAGGAAATGCAAGgtatgtgtgagatcccaaatggGGAGGGGAAgggagcattccttataatagTGTttaaacctctctctagtagacgagttttaaaaatattgagggaaagtccaaagaggagaGTATCCGCTAGCTACGagtttaggctgttacaaaggGTAAGTACACATTCGGTAggattgggctgttacaaatggtaaacACACACTcacttgtaagggtgtggaagcctatCCATAGTAGATGCGTCAGGcaagcctaaagaagacaatatcggctagtggaGGCCTTTGGCtgtaaaaccttgaggggagggccgaaagggaaaccccaaaccttgaggggaagtccgaaagggaaagcccaaatacaatatctgctagcgctGGACTTTGGCTGTTACAGTATGAAATACGTCCCATAAGTTAGAAATTGGTTTCTAAATGATCCCCGAGTAGAGTCGACCAATAGTTAACCTAAGAAATGATAACACAACGCTAACTAAACATGTGATCTTTGATTTGAAACAGTGCTAGTGCTTGTGATGTAGATGCTCTCAGCTAAAGCAAGGTGAAAGGAAGAATCGTGTATTGCTTGACAACATTCAAAGATTACAACATCGAATCCTTAGGAGGCACTGAAATCATTGAACTCCTTGAAAACCAAACCGATTCTTCCCCCATTTTGCTTCTCCCTGGAGCTGTCATTCCTCCAGTCTCTGGCAAATATATCGATCTCTATATCAACTCCACCAGGTATGTTCCTTTTTTATGTGGGAACTCCCAAAATTGCTGCTCCTTTTCAGTGATATTGATTCAATGAACACAGGGATCCTAGAGCTATCATTTACAAGAGCAAGACCGTCAAAATTGCTGCTCCTTTCGTGGCCTCTTTCTTATCCAGAGAACCTCAGCTCATCGGCTCAAATATCCTCAAGGTATAACCCAAAACAAAAGCCTCTTTGGTGTCTCTATGTTTTACAAAAATACTGAGTTTTCTGTGGTTAGCCTGATCTTGCTGCACCAGGGATAGATATCTTGGCTGCTTATACCAAGTTGTCAAGTTTGACAGGGAAAATTGCAGACAGTAGATATAGCTTGTTCAGTGTAATGGCAGGTACGTCCATGGCTTGTCCTCACGCCACTGCGGCTGCTGCCTACGCTAAGTCGTTCCACCCCGACTGGTCTCCGGCTGCGGTCAAGTCGGCTCTCATGACCACCGGTAAGTCTTGTGTGTAGCCGTATTTCCATTAGCCAATGTTCAGGCCTGAATGGATTTGGGTTTTCAATTCATTCTAGCAACTCCAATGAAGATCAAGTCCGAGGATGCTGAGTTTGGCTCTGGAGCTGGACAAATAAACCCAACCAAGGCAGTTCATCCTGGCCTTGTTTACGACATTTCGCTCGACTCGTACATATCTTTCCTCTGCAAAGAAGGCTACAACAGTACAACAATTGGCCTACTTGTTGGTAGCCAGGAGTATAACTGCTCCAAGATCAAGCCTGCTCAAGGCACCGACGAACTCAACTACCCTACAATGCACAAACAGCTCTCAGATCCTGGTTCTGCCATTACGACGGTGTTTTATCGGACCGTGACTCATGTCGAGCACGGTGCGTCGGTGTACAGGGCAAATATATCCTCCCCAGTTGGTCTCTCTGTCAAAGTTTTTCCAGACAGTCTAGATTTTGCGAAGGCAGGAGAAAGGAAGAGATTCAAAGTTGTGGTGAAGGGCGAAGCTATGAGAGATGGAACTCGGATTCTATCAGCTTTACTTGAATGGAAGGACTCTAAACACGTAGTTAGAAGCAATGTCCTTATCTATAGGCAGTTATTAATGTAAGTTTTTAcagcaaatatatatatttttattttttatttgtacaAGGAATTCTCAAGCATATTGTATacatgaaattatttatattctaagaaataataaatttaaatttgaaagattaaaaatttattaaatactaaataaaaatttagtaatttagGTTTCTagattaatcaaataattatatgaaatcAACTATATAGATACGAAATTGAGCTATGAAATTGAGCTATAAGGTGAGTGATATCATTAAAGGATTGTAGATTTACTAATTGAGCTATAAGGTGACTATCATTAGAGGATTGATATGTACATATTACATGCATATTATATCAAGTTTTAAGAAGTGGTAGTATCATTGATATTACTAGGATTGACATTATTATGACAAgtcaatttaatttagagGTGGAACAACAATCTCATTTTCTTCGTTcatccttaaaaaaagaaataagcaaAGTTCAAGCAGCTCGACCGATAGGGAGGGGGGGCAACCTCGTCTTGCTTGCTTCTGGCGAAACTTAACACACTTGATAATCAACATTCTTTTATGTTAGGAAACGACTTTTTAGGCCGACCACAATACAAGTCATGAGCGATAGCGAAGTCAAGCCGGATAAAGGCTAGCAACCCAACTAGCAATAGCAAACGGCCTACTTATAGCCTCTTTTCCCCCTTACTCCCTATTCTCTCTTAAAGCTTTATAAGTTcagaaaatagaaatgatTCACGTTTTCCTCAGCTCAACTCAAAAGGCAAGGCAAGGGAATGAATTCGAGAACTTGATTGACATTGAAAGATATGTGTACCAAACAAGCAATATGCTGATTGATGTACTAGCCAAGCCAGCACGATCGGGATATTTGATTGGACAGAAGAGCAACGGATTGAACATGACAGGACAATCGGGAAGGGAAGCTTGATATAGATATTGATTTGAACAAAGGAACTCAAATCAAACCGGTAccagaaacaaaagaagagatGGAGTTCCAGATTGAACAGATGACCGACCTACAATAAAACGCAAATCGAATACTAATTCCATTCTCTAAGACGAACTAATGACCGATACACTTCATACAGGCACGCAAGAAAGATGAGTGGAAAATGATGAATTTGCCTTCAAAAAATGTCCCAGTCAACCATTTATGATGACATCGCCCTTACCTATCTGTGCTAGAGCCTCTCCTGGactgattgaactcggtaaagctGCTTCGAAAGATAGGAATGACgttctttctttgaaattccgattctttctttttttatttcctctttcattttcttatgaGATTAcctcattcccttctttttgTAGGTCAGGATCAACAGGATTGGTTGATTGGCTGGAAGCTGACGGATCTGCTCGAAAGAAGAATGCAATGAATTGAATGATGAATGATGAGGAAGGGCTGGACCCCTCTTGGTTGACCGAGGGCTCTACTTCTCTTCCCGAGCTCATGGACTCTGTTAATGGAGGGTACTGAGCGAATCGACTACACAGAACAATTAAGCCCGAATTCCCCTAGATGGAAAGGAAGAATGTGGACAGATGGAACCAAAGAGGAGCTCTCCACAACAGGTAACATAAATGTGGACAGATGggaccaagaaccaagaatGGAACCCAAATCTATGAAAGGTGAAACGTTGTAGGTCCACAACAGGTAACATAAATGAACAAGTTTCTTTTGTATTCAAGTGAGAGCCGGAGCTCGTATGGATACATTACTTCATTGTTCTATGTTTTATGAGGCCTTGCACTAAGCACatactgatatgaaccacgaccaaagaattttcatacctcaaggtcTAATTACAAAGACGATAGCCAAGAAATTACAACAAACCTTgtacacttatattcaagctatgagctcatcaaagaaaattctagaaaaCGTTGGAGACCTTACTTATATattgtgcaaagttgagctttaAGAAAGAGATGCATTAAATGAACTTTAGGTGACATTCAATGAACTCAGCTGAATCTATAGAACTAGTAAATGAACTTTAGGTGACATTCAATGAACTCAGCTGAATCTATAGAACtagtccaaggatgactaataagcaTATTTCATTCCTtgcactatttaattataatttaaatatttgtttgtcatatttaagttaattttttaatatagaagttaaagttatattgtaacctacatattttaataaagtaatgaaaaaatataaaacaaaacaaaaaaatatatatgtataaaagAAACTCTACAAAATATTAAGAGTAAAACTTGTAAGCCCAAATTGGAACGACAAACCCAAAATATTAAGAGTCAAACTTGTACGCCCAAATTGAAACGACAAACCCGTTTGTATACACTAAAGTTCTTAATTGATTTTacatgttttgtttgattcgGGTCAACCCAAAGTTTTTAAATCGAATCGAGTCaattcgggttcagaaaacattttttcttcccaaaatCTTCGttgtttatttgataaaaacattttttccCCAAATTCGACTCTTAAAAGAAGTAAAAGTTGGAGTAATCATTTGTTGTTTTGCTTAAAAATAGTGAGAGGAAGTGAGAGGGAGAAGAATGGATGATTCTTtgggaaagggaaagaagcCAAGAAGAGTGATGGAAGGAATAAACGATAACCATTAAACATAGCAAATTTAAACAAGCCTAACGTCCTAAACCTAAAACAACAAGCCTAACGTCCTAAACCTAAAACAACAAGCCTAACGTCCTAAACCTAAAACAACAAGCCTAACGTCCTAAACCTAAAACAACAAGCCTAACGTCCTAAACCTAAAACAACAAGCCTAACGTCCTAAACCTAAAACAACAAGCCTAACGTCCTAAACCTAAAACAACAAGCCTAACGTCCTAAACCTAAAACAACAAGCCTAACGTCCTAAACCTAAAACAACAAGCCTAACGTCCTAAACCTAAAACAACAAGCCTAACGTCCTAAACCTAAAACAACAAGCCTAACGTCCTAAACCTAAAACAACAAGCCTAACGTCCTAAACCTAAAACAACAAGCCTAACGTCCTAAACCTAAAACAACAGAGAAAGTTGTATAAACAAGACGGAAAGTTGTATCAAATATGAAGAACACAAAAGGGAAAATGACATCAAATCTAAAAACCTAAAAACCTAATAACCTAAAATACAAGATGTTCTAACAAGTAACTTGAACAGCGAGGCGATTACGTTTCTTGCAACCAGTTGATCCAAGATTCTTTTCCGAAACTTCAATGGAGCATTCCCTTTGTCCAACACATGCCTGcaatttcaatcaaaattcaaGCAAACTAAAAACCCAAAACCTAGAGTGTCATCCATTTAACAAAAACGAGTTATACCTCCTCGATGACCGATAAGGCAGTGGAGGACTCGCAGGAACCCTTCTGGAAACTGTCACAAGTGCCATGGGGGTTCCCAAAGCTCACAAACTTGATATCAGAGATGGTTCGATCATGGCACGATAGCTCCAACGTGCTTCCTGCATAAGGCATTGCACATACATTTTTCACCCTCGTTGTTTGGATATCTATATCCAATGGCGTCCCACCAAACTCTTCGAATAAAATCAGTGTGTTCTCTCCTCCACAATTCAGGTAAGATCTTGGGATATGATacctaaaagttaaaagaaaaaaaaacaaaacaatactctcacttgagaagtTGTAGGATGTTGAAAAGAGAGTTCAAAATCCAAGAACTCCTCGAGAACATACCATCTTTGAGTAGGCTTTCCACAGTTAGTGGCACACTTGCCATCAGAGTAAGCCCCACGGAAGTCACAACTTGAAGAGCAGCCATTCTCAATTGAAAGATAACTTGGCCAATACCTTCCAATGCTTAGTCCATTAACCCAAGCATGACCCTTCCCCATGCCCATCAAATCCACTATCACGGCTTCACTTCCGCTTGGAGTTTGAAAAGTGGTCTATACCAAACAACCAATCATGAATTTACGAACATTTCATTATGCTAACAAGAACACTTCGAAACTAGAAGCAATTCAGTACCTTATACCAAACGAAATTCTGATTCAATGGGAGATTGCCATAATTCCAGGGCTCCATTAGTTCACAATTGGGATTGAAAAACTCCGACTTTTCACCATCCAAACCAACCTTGTAATACCACTCATTGCTTGACAAATTCCTTATTGTTTCTCCATCAGCAATCAATTCAACTGGGCCATGAACTCCTACCTCAGAATTCTCAAAGTGTGCTCCATAATTCTGTCCATCAATTCAAAATCTCAGGTTTGCATTAAAGGGTTTCAAAAGGGTAGTTTTCAAAGTTGGTGTACTTACGGCCAATCCAACTGTGGCACTTAGTAGAGAAATTTGGTTAAATCCATACAATAGATCGctgattttcttctcaaatacGAAACTATATTTGTCCTTTTGAGCATGTTGTGATCCTGAAATTGAAATATGATGCAAGTTGTGATGTCATTTGATGAACATAAATGATGTAAGAGTAGTGAGTAGTGAGTAGTGAGTTTACCAATATGCCTCCCGTTCAAGAATGCATGAAGTATGTGGCCACTAGTCTTAACACGTAGAGTTACATTCTTGCCGAAAAGTGGATCAGATCCACTAAGATGGAAGCTGAAGGTAGTATTAGTCTAATCAGTATGATTAAGATTAATTAGGAGGGATTAGGGAAAGGATAAACAGAAAATATTTACCTGGTGATGTACCACAGGTAATCGCTAGAATCATTTGTGAGAACCTTTTGGTCAAGAAGGCGATTGGCAGTCATCGCACAATCAGCAACTTCACCTTCACGTGATACGAATTCTATTTTCTCGTCTCTCCATTGCCATTGCATTGGCTCTTTGAAGTTTCCCACCTGGCTTGAAACCTTCTCCCTTATTGTTGTTTGAGTGTTTACCTGATATTCATAGGAATGATATTAGAGATCATTATAATGGTAGGGACGAATGTCAATGAACGAGATATTGACCTCAGCAGTGTTGTAAACTTCAGTTTTGCAGTCGGGAAGAATGCTGACTGACCAACCACGAACTTTGTAGGTTCTATTTCCATAGGTGATATCTCTGTCACCATTTTCTGCATTTCCAAAGAAGCAACTTGATTTCCCCTTATAGGTGTAACTTGTTGCCTGTTACAAATGTTTTCGGTGACAGTTAGGTTTGAGATGTCCATATAAGTTACGAGAATC
This sequence is a window from Cucurbita pepo subsp. pepo cultivar mu-cu-16 chromosome LG19, ASM280686v2, whole genome shotgun sequence. Protein-coding genes within it:
- the LOC111781657 gene encoding beta-galactosidase 15-like, with translation MAQKLQSLKQGSKSVENYYKEMDTLMDRLDLDEDMEALMTRFLNGLNTEIADKTDLQPYSDIEELLHIAIKIERQIQRRSPRYSSKTFSHFSSTWKKNSKNIDYNIEIKRLIRSLKLNLRKYDFSGNNDLVRFIRTIQEQGLYAILRIGPYVCAEWNYGGFPVWLHNLPGIEFRTKNKVFMDEMEKFSTLIINMMKDYELFASQGGPIIIAQIENEYGNIKGSYGQAGNEYVKWCADLALSYNLSIPWIMCQEDDAPQPIINTCNGFYCDQFKPNSKNSPKMWTENWTGWFKAWGSRDPLRTAEDLAFAVGRFFQYGGTLQNYYMYHGGTNFGRTSGGPYITTSYDYNAPLDEYGNTAQPKWGHLKQLHDIVKSMEEVLTYGEVNHTEYGHLTTATSYTYKGKSSCFFGNAENGDRDITYGNRTYKVRGWSVSILPDCKTEVYNTAEVNTQTTIREKVSSQVGNFKEPMQWQWRDEKIEFVSREGEVADCAMTANRLLDQKVLTNDSSDYLWYITSFHLSGSDPLFGKNVTLRVKTSGHILHAFLNGRHIGSQHAQKDKYSFVFEKKISDLLYGFNQISLLSATVGLANYGAHFENSEVGVHGPVELIADGETIRNLSSNEWYYKVGLDGEKSEFFNPNCELMEPWNYGNLPLNQNFVWYKTTFQTPSGSEAVIVDLMGMGKGHAWVNGLSIGRYWPSYLSIENGCSSSCDFRGAYSDGKCATNCGKPTQRWYHIPRSYLNCGGENTLILFEEFGGTPLDIDIQTTRVKNVCAMPYAGSTLELSCHDRTISDIKFVSFGNPHGTCDSFQKGSCESSTALSVIEEACVGQRECSIEVSEKNLGSTGCKKRNRLAVQVTC